In Variovorax paradoxus, a single genomic region encodes these proteins:
- a CDS encoding TraR/DksA family transcriptional regulator: MKHLDETDRRSLHRQLESMKRQVLDELRDSAPTAELLSADGGREVTTHADEAEAERVADVHLAEIEIDRTRLEEIELALARLSDGRYGICEDCRAEIPRARLLAQPTAIRCAACQSAIEAHRRH; the protein is encoded by the coding sequence ATGAAACATCTCGATGAAACCGACCGCCGCTCCCTTCATCGGCAGCTGGAGTCGATGAAGCGGCAGGTTCTGGACGAACTCCGCGATTCGGCTCCCACGGCCGAACTCCTGTCCGCCGACGGCGGCCGCGAGGTGACGACCCATGCCGACGAAGCCGAGGCGGAGCGCGTCGCCGACGTGCATCTGGCCGAGATCGAGATCGACCGCACCAGGCTCGAGGAGATCGAACTGGCGCTCGCGCGCCTGTCGGACGGCCGCTACGGCATCTGCGAAGACTGCCGCGCCGAGATCCCGCGCGCGCGGCTGCTCGCTCAGCCCACGGCCATCCGGTGCGCGGCCTGCCAGTCGGCGATCGAGGCGCACCGGCGCCACTGA
- a CDS encoding FAD-binding protein has protein sequence MTPGTAAQAHEARRSRLLDAMREGGTGPGAPVALAKRTSNLFRDREAGPRRRIDLDEFDHVIDVDVSRGTVEVEGMSTYETLVDATLAHGVMPAVVPQLKTITAGGAVAGVGIEATSMRQGLVHHTMLELDVLLPDGRIVHCTPGNEHRDLFFGFPNSYGSLGYALRLVLRTQPVQPFVRVEHVAYGHPREFFAALAEAAQGDADFVDAVVFGPRSMVLNVARFEHAAPWASNYEFERIYYRSLLEMPVDHLCVRDYLWRWDTDWFWCSRNFAAQHPLVRRMFGRSHLNSRTYTRLMRMNARWGVTRRMAALRGMHVESVIQDVDIPIGSARTFLEFLRREIGILPVWICPVHVPDPDADFVLYPLDAGMLYVNFGFWDVVESREAHEAGHFNRLVEQEVLRLGGIKSLYSDSYFTREEFDGAYGMEAYDALKRRYDPERRAPRLYEKCVLKR, from the coding sequence ATGACCCCTGGCACCGCGGCGCAGGCCCACGAGGCGCGCAGAAGCCGCCTGCTGGACGCCATGCGCGAAGGCGGCACGGGCCCCGGGGCGCCGGTCGCGCTGGCAAAGCGCACATCGAATCTCTTTCGCGACCGCGAGGCCGGCCCTCGGAGAAGGATCGACCTCGACGAATTCGACCATGTCATCGACGTCGACGTGTCGCGCGGCACGGTCGAGGTCGAGGGCATGTCGACCTACGAGACCCTGGTGGATGCCACGCTCGCGCACGGCGTGATGCCGGCGGTGGTGCCGCAACTCAAGACCATCACGGCGGGCGGGGCGGTGGCGGGAGTGGGCATCGAGGCCACGTCGATGCGCCAGGGGCTGGTCCACCACACGATGCTGGAGCTCGACGTGCTGCTGCCGGACGGCCGCATCGTCCACTGCACGCCCGGCAACGAGCACCGTGACCTGTTCTTCGGCTTTCCGAACTCGTACGGCTCTCTGGGCTACGCGCTGCGGCTGGTGCTGCGCACGCAGCCGGTGCAGCCCTTCGTGCGGGTGGAGCACGTCGCATACGGACACCCGCGTGAATTCTTCGCGGCACTCGCCGAGGCGGCGCAAGGCGATGCCGACTTCGTCGACGCCGTGGTGTTCGGCCCCCGGTCGATGGTGCTGAATGTCGCGCGCTTCGAGCATGCCGCGCCCTGGGCGAGCAACTACGAATTCGAGCGCATCTACTACCGTTCGCTGCTGGAGATGCCGGTCGATCATCTCTGCGTGCGTGACTATCTGTGGCGCTGGGACACCGACTGGTTCTGGTGCTCGCGCAACTTCGCGGCGCAGCACCCGCTGGTGCGGCGCATGTTCGGCCGCAGCCATCTCAACTCCCGCACCTACACGCGGCTGATGCGCATGAACGCCCGCTGGGGCGTGACCAGGCGCATGGCCGCGCTGCGGGGGATGCATGTGGAGTCCGTCATCCAGGACGTCGACATCCCGATCGGCTCCGCGCGCACCTTCCTGGAGTTCCTGCGGCGGGAGATCGGCATCCTTCCTGTGTGGATCTGCCCGGTGCACGTGCCGGACCCGGACGCGGACTTCGTGCTGTATCCGCTCGATGCGGGCATGCTGTACGTCAACTTCGGCTTCTGGGACGTGGTCGAGAGCCGCGAGGCGCATGAAGCGGGGCATTTCAACCGGCTGGTCGAGCAGGAGGTGCTGCGCCTGGGCGGCATCAAGTCGCTCTATTCGGACAGCTACTTCACGCGCGAGGAGTTCGACGGCGCCTACGGTATGGAGGCCTACGACGCGCTGAAGCGCCGCTACGACCCCGAGAGGCGGGCGCCTCGGCTGTACGAGAAGTGCGTACTGAAGCGCTGA
- a CDS encoding hemerythrin domain-containing protein translates to MPHATVRIIRQEHSALAAMLRSIVMLLEQHRKKGTLPDFATLRAMLFYVDEFPEKRHHRKETELLFPRLRARTPISRELLDRLDSDHAKGERRIRNVEHALLAFEMLGEPRREEFERTVGEYVDFYLDHMALEEREILPLAERVLTEDDWHDLDEAFAQNRDPMTGHVPDLEYNALFTRIVNSVPAPIGLGPAL, encoded by the coding sequence ATGCCCCACGCCACCGTCCGCATCATCCGCCAGGAGCATTCCGCGCTCGCCGCCATGCTCCGATCCATCGTCATGCTGCTCGAGCAGCACCGCAAGAAAGGCACGCTGCCCGACTTCGCCACGCTCAGGGCCATGCTCTTCTACGTGGACGAGTTTCCCGAGAAGCGCCACCATCGCAAGGAGACCGAGCTGCTGTTTCCCAGGCTGCGCGCCAGGACGCCCATTTCGCGGGAGCTGCTGGACCGTCTCGACAGCGACCATGCCAAGGGCGAGCGCAGGATCCGCAACGTGGAGCATGCGCTGCTCGCGTTCGAGATGCTCGGCGAGCCGCGGCGCGAGGAATTCGAGAGAACCGTCGGCGAATACGTCGATTTCTATCTCGACCACATGGCGCTGGAGGAGCGCGAGATCCTTCCGCTGGCCGAACGGGTGCTGACCGAGGACGACTGGCACGACCTGGACGAGGCCTTCGCGCAGAACCGCGATCCGATGACCGGGCACGTGCCCGACCTCGAATACAACGCGCTCTTCACCCGGATAGTCAACAGCGTTCCCGCGCCCATCGGGCTGGGGCCGGCGCTGTAG
- a CDS encoding trypsin-like peptidase domain-containing protein produces the protein MVDISTLRIGRDENQEDIELEIAPELDFADRLAWPLPASARISQIRDLASGLIIRSDGLILTSAHVVANVDEVRVQLDDGRRFTARVAGSDRRTDVALLKIDATDLPVAVIGDSSALAPGEWVAAIGSPFGFHGSVTAGVVSAVGRVMAGAGEIPFIQTDVAINPGSSGSPLLNSRGEVVGINSMIYSGSGGYMGLSFAVPIDLSMRIAGELLAHGTVHRAYLGAEFQEMTPALAQSFGLPAPTGALVVRVEADSPAESAGLAQGDAVLALDGKPVARFLDLPQQIAQRPPGSRMQLEVWRHGAPRVLRATLAVQPAAASRAFTTAAPEWNDGLGLSLGVLSPAQRLQLHIDSGLMVREADGLARSEGILAGDVVVAMNTTKLYRVEDLGQALARVPAGNTVALLVMRDRRLAYVAVRLPAARHGRS, from the coding sequence GTGGTCGACATCAGCACCCTGCGCATCGGGCGCGACGAGAACCAGGAAGACATCGAACTCGAGATTGCCCCCGAGCTCGACTTCGCCGACCGCCTGGCCTGGCCCCTGCCCGCGAGCGCGCGCATCAGCCAGATACGCGACCTCGCTTCGGGCCTGATCATCCGCAGCGACGGCCTGATTCTCACCAGCGCTCACGTGGTGGCGAACGTCGACGAAGTCCGGGTCCAGCTGGACGACGGCCGCCGCTTCACGGCGCGCGTGGCCGGCTCAGACAGGCGCACCGACGTCGCGCTCCTGAAGATCGATGCAACCGACTTGCCAGTGGCCGTGATCGGCGATTCCTCGGCGCTCGCACCCGGTGAATGGGTGGCCGCGATCGGATCGCCCTTCGGCTTCCACGGCAGCGTGACGGCCGGCGTGGTGAGCGCGGTCGGACGCGTCATGGCGGGCGCGGGCGAGATCCCCTTCATCCAGACCGACGTCGCGATCAACCCGGGCAGCTCGGGCAGCCCGCTTCTCAACAGCCGTGGAGAAGTCGTGGGCATCAACTCGATGATCTACAGCGGCAGCGGAGGCTACATGGGCCTGTCCTTCGCCGTGCCGATCGACTTGTCGATGCGCATCGCCGGCGAGTTGCTGGCGCACGGCACCGTGCATCGTGCCTACCTGGGCGCCGAGTTCCAGGAGATGACGCCCGCACTCGCCCAATCGTTCGGGCTGCCGGCGCCGACCGGCGCCCTGGTGGTCCGTGTCGAAGCCGACAGTCCGGCGGAATCGGCCGGCCTCGCGCAGGGCGACGCCGTGCTCGCGCTCGACGGCAAGCCCGTCGCGCGGTTCCTCGACCTCCCGCAGCAGATCGCACAACGCCCGCCGGGCAGCCGGATGCAACTGGAGGTGTGGCGCCACGGTGCACCCCGGGTGTTGCGGGCGACGCTGGCGGTGCAGCCGGCCGCAGCGAGCAGGGCCTTCACGACCGCGGCTCCCGAATGGAACGACGGCCTGGGCCTGAGCCTGGGGGTGCTGTCCCCCGCGCAACGGCTTCAGCTGCACATCGACAGCGGCCTGATGGTTCGGGAAGCCGACGGCCTCGCACGCAGCGAGGGCATCCTCGCGGGCGACGTGGTCGTGGCCATGAACACGACGAAGCTCTATCGCGTCGAGGACCTCGGGCAGGCGCTCGCCCGCGTGCCCGCCGGCAACACGGTGGCGTTGCTGGTCATGCGCGATCGCCGGCTCGCCTACGTCGCGGTGCGTCTTCCGGCCGCGCGCCATGGCCGCTCTTGA
- a CDS encoding universal stress protein: MYQRILVPIDGSSTSSRGLAEAIQLAKLTGGRLRLVHVIDELSFALTMDAYAGYAGNWSEELHGNAKKLLDDAQGRAIREGVEVDAVLLDSFKRSVHDQVISHAQAWKADLIVIGTHGRRGIGRWVMGSSAEHILRMSPVPVLLIRAPESAKAEHERFTLPSGELASQ; this comes from the coding sequence ATGTACCAGCGAATTCTTGTTCCCATCGACGGCAGTTCCACCTCCAGCCGCGGACTGGCGGAGGCCATCCAGCTGGCCAAGCTCACGGGAGGGCGCCTGCGCCTGGTGCATGTCATCGACGAGCTTTCGTTCGCCCTGACCATGGACGCCTATGCGGGTTATGCCGGCAACTGGTCGGAAGAGCTTCACGGCAATGCGAAGAAGCTGCTCGACGACGCCCAGGGCCGGGCGATCCGGGAAGGCGTCGAAGTCGACGCGGTGCTGCTCGACAGCTTCAAGCGCAGCGTGCACGACCAGGTCATATCCCACGCGCAAGCCTGGAAGGCCGACCTGATCGTGATCGGCACCCATGGTCGCCGCGGAATCGGCCGCTGGGTGATGGGCAGCAGCGCGGAGCACATCCTGCGCATGTCGCCCGTCCCGGTGCTGCTGATTCGCGCACCCGAGAGCGCGAAGGCCGAGCACGAGCGCTTCACGCTGCCCAGTGGAGAACTGGCCAGCCAGTGA
- a CDS encoding SAM-dependent methyltransferase, translating to MLLSQPLRNMLDDLGRRSAACFAIAMPDGSRHRAGEGEPAFTVVFHTEAALFATATRGHIGLLEAYFDQEVDVEGDFGAALAAGMAAGFDHRAGAFNGIENSLHELRHSNQDPAHAKANARAHYGLGTGFYRLWLDDPLMMYTCGYWPEGTPSLEEAQRRKIDHVCRKILLRPEDRFIDIGCGFGGFMFRAQEKTGATGVGLNTTTEQVEWLRNEIERRGLEASLQVREADFRDVDEQYDKVVSIGTLEHAGRDQLPEVVRAHAEFLKPVGLGILHFIGHVGRFETELFIRKHVFPGGWIPSLADVIVEMERNGLEVLDIENLRRHYAPTLDAWADRFEKHWPAIQRLDPQRFDERFRRVWRTYLVGCAEMFRSDAGYTHLFQVVFSKGNVTPRSYPMDRAHLYEPKP from the coding sequence ATGCTGCTGTCGCAGCCCCTGCGCAACATGCTCGACGACCTCGGGCGGCGGTCCGCGGCCTGCTTCGCCATCGCGATGCCCGATGGCAGCCGCCACCGCGCCGGCGAGGGCGAGCCGGCGTTCACCGTGGTCTTCCACACCGAAGCGGCGTTGTTCGCCACCGCGACGCGCGGCCACATCGGCCTGCTGGAGGCCTATTTCGACCAGGAAGTGGACGTGGAGGGCGATTTCGGCGCCGCCCTGGCGGCGGGCATGGCGGCCGGCTTCGACCATCGGGCCGGCGCGTTCAACGGCATCGAGAACAGCCTGCACGAGCTGCGGCACTCCAACCAGGACCCGGCCCACGCGAAGGCCAATGCCCGTGCGCACTACGGCCTGGGCACCGGCTTCTACCGCCTGTGGCTCGACGATCCGCTGATGATGTACACCTGCGGCTACTGGCCGGAAGGCACGCCCAGCCTCGAGGAGGCACAGCGCCGCAAGATCGACCACGTCTGCCGCAAGATCCTTCTGCGCCCCGAAGACCGCTTCATCGACATCGGCTGCGGTTTCGGAGGCTTCATGTTCCGGGCCCAGGAGAAGACCGGCGCCACGGGCGTCGGTCTCAACACCACCACCGAGCAGGTCGAGTGGCTGCGCAACGAGATCGAGCGGCGCGGGCTCGAGGCCTCGCTGCAGGTGCGCGAGGCCGACTTCCGCGACGTCGACGAGCAGTACGACAAGGTCGTCTCCATCGGCACGCTGGAGCACGCCGGCCGCGACCAGTTGCCGGAGGTGGTCCGGGCCCATGCGGAGTTCCTGAAGCCCGTCGGGCTCGGCATCCTGCACTTCATCGGTCACGTGGGCCGCTTCGAGACCGAGCTCTTCATCCGCAAGCACGTGTTCCCGGGCGGCTGGATACCCAGCCTCGCCGACGTGATCGTGGAGATGGAGCGCAACGGCCTGGAGGTGCTGGACATCGAGAACCTGCGCAGGCACTACGCGCCGACCCTCGATGCCTGGGCCGACCGTTTCGAGAAACACTGGCCCGCGATACAGCGCCTCGATCCGCAGCGCTTCGACGAGCGTTTCCGGCGTGTCTGGCGCACCTACCTGGTCGGCTGCGCCGAGATGTTCCGGTCGGACGCGGGCTACACGCATCTGTTCCAGGTCGTCTTCAGCAAGGGCAACGTGACGCCGCGGAGCTACCCGATGGACCGGGCGCACCTGTATGAGCCCAAGCCATGA
- a CDS encoding PHA/PHB synthase family protein — protein sequence MLRKANGARTRRLPARHPKTRDALSKGLEVTRQHNEFDRLLHAAWGRLGGGMSPAALMLAWSDWAIHFATQPGRGAGLALHQALPGGPHAHDPRLAADDWVPWPFCMYREAFEAGGRRLLELTRAVPGVDRHHEELVAFTVRQWLEMVSPANFPATNPQVLKKTAASAGMNLLTGAVQGMEDLYRGASGMPPVDADAFRPGYEVALTPGKVILRNELVELIQYAPATPTVHAEPLLLLSAWIMKYYVLDLSPHNSLIRYLVGQGHTVFAVSWKNPGASGAGLGMDDYLRLGIRASLDAVETVLPGHRVHAVGYCLGGTLMAIAAAAMARDRDDRLASLSLLAAQTDFTEPGEIGLFIDESQLAFLEDIMAHQGFLGATQMAAAFQSLRPGELVWAPLVRSWLLGERPALNDLMAWNADGTRMPYRMHADYLRSLFLDNALAEGHYLVDGRPVSLGDIDVPVFLLGTRTDHVAPWRSVYKFNLLCDSDVSFVLTEGGHNAGIVSEPGHPHRSYRILRRRRHDAYVAPDEFLELSREVEGSWWPGFQQWLAAHSGPKRRPPPMGAPRRGLPPLCSAPGTYVLMR from the coding sequence ATGCTGCGCAAGGCGAATGGCGCGCGGACCCGCAGACTTCCAGCGCGACACCCGAAGACCCGGGATGCCCTCTCCAAAGGACTTGAAGTGACCCGCCAACACAACGAATTCGACCGCTTGCTCCACGCCGCATGGGGCAGGCTCGGCGGCGGCATGTCGCCGGCGGCGCTGATGCTGGCGTGGTCCGACTGGGCCATCCATTTCGCGACCCAGCCCGGACGCGGCGCCGGCCTGGCGCTGCACCAGGCCCTGCCCGGCGGCCCGCACGCGCACGACCCGCGGCTGGCTGCGGACGACTGGGTTCCGTGGCCCTTCTGCATGTACCGCGAGGCCTTCGAAGCAGGCGGTCGGCGGTTGCTCGAGCTGACCCGCGCGGTTCCCGGCGTGGACCGGCACCACGAAGAGCTGGTCGCCTTCACCGTGCGGCAATGGCTCGAGATGGTCTCGCCCGCCAACTTCCCCGCGACCAACCCGCAGGTGCTGAAGAAGACCGCCGCCAGCGCGGGCATGAACCTGCTCACGGGCGCCGTCCAGGGAATGGAAGACCTGTACCGCGGCGCATCCGGCATGCCGCCGGTCGACGCCGATGCCTTCAGGCCGGGGTACGAGGTGGCGCTCACGCCGGGCAAGGTCATCCTGCGCAACGAGCTCGTCGAGCTCATCCAGTACGCGCCGGCAACACCGACGGTACATGCCGAGCCGCTGCTGCTCCTCAGCGCCTGGATCATGAAGTACTACGTGCTGGACCTCTCCCCGCACAACTCGCTGATCCGCTACCTGGTCGGCCAGGGCCACACGGTGTTCGCCGTCTCCTGGAAGAACCCGGGCGCTTCCGGCGCCGGGCTCGGCATGGACGACTACCTGCGCCTGGGCATCCGCGCCAGCCTCGACGCCGTCGAGACCGTGCTGCCCGGGCACCGCGTGCACGCGGTCGGATACTGTCTCGGCGGCACGCTGATGGCCATCGCGGCGGCGGCGATGGCGCGCGACCGGGACGACCGCCTTGCCTCGCTCTCGCTGCTGGCCGCGCAGACCGACTTCACTGAGCCCGGTGAGATCGGCCTGTTCATCGACGAAAGCCAGCTCGCCTTCCTCGAGGACATCATGGCGCACCAGGGATTCCTCGGCGCGACACAGATGGCGGCGGCCTTCCAGTCGTTGCGCCCCGGCGAGCTGGTCTGGGCACCGCTGGTGCGGAGCTGGCTGCTCGGCGAACGCCCTGCCCTGAACGACCTGATGGCGTGGAACGCGGACGGCACGCGCATGCCCTATCGCATGCATGCCGACTACCTGCGCAGCCTCTTCCTCGACAACGCACTGGCCGAGGGCCATTACCTCGTCGACGGGCGGCCGGTGTCGCTGGGCGACATCGACGTCCCGGTGTTCCTGCTCGGTACCCGGACAGACCACGTGGCGCCCTGGCGGTCCGTCTACAAGTTCAACCTGCTGTGCGACTCGGACGTGAGCTTCGTGCTGACCGAGGGCGGCCACAACGCCGGCATCGTGAGCGAGCCCGGGCACCCGCATCGCAGCTACCGCATCCTGCGGCGGCGCAGGCACGATGCGTACGTCGCGCCCGACGAGTTCCTCGAGCTTTCGCGGGAGGTCGAGGGGTCATGGTGGCCCGGTTTCCAGCAATGGCTTGCCGCGCATTCGGGGCCGAAGCGCCGCCCGCCCCCGATGGGGGCGCCGCGACGCGGCCTGCCCCCGCTTTGCAGCGCGCCCGGCACCTATGTGCTGATGCGCTGA
- a CDS encoding AAA family ATPase, whose protein sequence is MDTTLIDALRTELQRETGQPVGLVETHISWVLLTPTQALKLKKPVRLPFLDFGSVESRKHFCEEELRLNRRFAPALYLDVAPVCGTRESPRVGDGAGGAPIDHVVRMRRFAESALLRNLLTSNALEPRLLDGFARRLADLHGEAQRAAPVSGFGAPEAIVRAANDVLASLRAQVREGEGDRAASLDAIGAWIDEQGQALRMAWIARQQGGAVRECHGDLHLANVVLVDGALTPFDCIEFDPALRWIDVMSDVAFLTMDLKAHDHGELAFRFLDAWLQHSGDYAGLQVLRFYEVYRALVRAMASGMTPGGKKGPDYLACARRLVARPEEGARLMIAHGLSGSGKSSVALQLLCAAGAVRVRSDVERKRLFGLAPLERSATTGLDIYDAKATRRTFERLRACARDALLAGYPVIVDAAFLRRAERHSFEALATELRVPFSILDCSAAPATLRRRVAERETAGTDASEAGLAVLERQLATHEPLDADEHRAAIEVSTEDAVDIAQLRARWRSADIGR, encoded by the coding sequence ATGGACACCACACTGATCGACGCACTGCGCACAGAGCTCCAGCGCGAAACCGGACAACCCGTGGGGCTGGTCGAGACGCACATCTCCTGGGTGCTGCTGACGCCGACGCAGGCCTTGAAGCTCAAGAAGCCTGTGCGGCTGCCGTTCCTCGACTTCGGCAGCGTGGAGTCTCGCAAGCACTTCTGCGAAGAGGAACTGCGCCTGAACCGGCGCTTCGCGCCGGCGCTCTACCTCGACGTGGCGCCGGTCTGCGGCACACGCGAGTCGCCCCGTGTCGGCGATGGCGCTGGCGGCGCGCCGATCGACCACGTGGTGCGCATGCGGCGCTTTGCCGAATCCGCGCTGCTGCGCAATCTGTTGACGTCGAATGCGCTGGAGCCCCGGTTGCTCGACGGCTTCGCCCGGCGGCTGGCGGACCTGCATGGAGAAGCGCAGCGCGCGGCGCCCGTGTCCGGCTTCGGCGCGCCCGAAGCGATCGTCCGCGCGGCGAACGATGTGCTGGCCTCCCTGCGCGCCCAGGTGCGGGAAGGCGAGGGCGACCGTGCCGCGTCGCTTGACGCGATCGGCGCCTGGATCGACGAACAGGGACAGGCACTGCGCATGGCCTGGATCGCCCGCCAGCAGGGCGGTGCCGTGCGCGAATGCCATGGCGACCTGCACCTGGCCAACGTGGTGCTGGTCGACGGCGCGCTCACGCCGTTCGACTGCATCGAGTTCGATCCGGCCTTGCGCTGGATCGATGTCATGAGCGACGTCGCCTTCCTCACCATGGACCTGAAGGCGCACGACCATGGCGAGCTCGCGTTCCGCTTTCTCGATGCGTGGCTGCAGCACAGCGGCGACTACGCGGGGCTGCAGGTGCTGCGCTTCTACGAGGTCTACAGGGCTCTGGTGCGTGCCATGGCTTCGGGCATGACGCCGGGCGGGAAGAAGGGGCCGGACTACCTGGCATGCGCGCGGCGGCTGGTGGCGCGGCCAGAGGAGGGAGCGCGGCTGATGATCGCGCACGGACTCTCGGGCTCCGGGAAGTCCAGCGTCGCCTTGCAACTGCTGTGCGCCGCCGGCGCCGTGCGCGTGCGCTCCGACGTGGAGCGCAAGCGCCTGTTCGGCCTCGCCCCGCTGGAGCGTTCCGCAACGACGGGCCTGGACATCTACGATGCCAAGGCGACCCGCCGGACCTTCGAGCGGCTGCGCGCCTGCGCGCGCGATGCCTTGCTGGCGGGCTACCCCGTGATCGTGGACGCGGCCTTCCTGCGGCGTGCGGAGCGACACAGCTTCGAGGCCCTGGCCACGGAGCTGCGCGTGCCTTTCTCGATCCTGGACTGCAGCGCCGCGCCGGCCACGCTGCGCCGCCGGGTGGCCGAGCGGGAGACAGCGGGCACGGATGCATCGGAAGCCGGCCTGGCCGTGCTGGAACGCCAACTGGCCACGCACGAACCCCTGGATGCGGACGAACACAGGGCCGCCATCGAGGTCTCCACCGAAGACGCCGTCGACATCGCGCAGTTGCGGGCGCGCTGGCGCTCGGCGGACATCGGCCGCTGA
- a CDS encoding PRC-barrel domain-containing protein produces the protein MKMLRHLTVVGLVFALAGADITAAQVAGATHAGATLTETGQLIPGWSARQSILGRTVYDASGERIGKALDLIVGTDRRVTFLIVEMGSFPSGSRHLVAVPASQLLVRGGRLRLPDADRQALALQPAFVHAPVTRTQSAIVEQALQDADRASRTIARLESQLAHGAGDEGRAGLEQQILALRQALQAVEEKVAEMDAADSDGWQVMEAQVGQAAARLRSAMRGAPS, from the coding sequence ATGAAGATGCTACGGCATCTCACCGTCGTGGGACTGGTGTTCGCGCTCGCAGGCGCTGATATCACAGCCGCGCAGGTGGCAGGCGCCACGCATGCGGGCGCAACACTGACTGAAACCGGGCAGTTGATCCCGGGATGGAGCGCAAGGCAGAGCATCCTCGGGCGCACGGTGTACGACGCGTCGGGCGAGCGGATCGGCAAGGCGCTGGACCTGATCGTGGGCACCGACAGACGCGTGACCTTCCTGATCGTCGAGATGGGATCCTTCCCTTCAGGTTCGCGGCACCTGGTTGCCGTACCGGCATCGCAGCTTCTGGTGCGCGGCGGACGCCTGCGGCTGCCCGATGCCGATCGCCAGGCGCTGGCGTTGCAGCCCGCGTTCGTCCATGCCCCTGTCACCCGCACGCAGAGTGCGATCGTCGAGCAGGCCCTGCAGGACGCCGACAGGGCGAGTCGGACCATCGCGCGGCTGGAAAGCCAACTGGCGCACGGCGCGGGCGATGAAGGCCGCGCGGGCCTGGAGCAGCAGATCCTCGCGCTGCGGCAGGCCTTGCAGGCGGTGGAGGAGAAGGTGGCCGAGATGGATGCCGCCGACTCCGACGGATGGCAGGTCATGGAAGCCCAGGTCGGCCAGGCTGCCGCGCGCCTGCGAAGCGCCATGCGCGGCGCGCCGTCCTGA
- a CDS encoding flavodoxin family protein codes for MSNVLAIVYSYTGTSRRVAELLCSQQNWQLANIAELRPRAGALGSMRCVIDSFFRLQPAIRYDGPPPGDFDAVVLVSPIWMLQLASPMRAFVARQRDRLPDVAVLSVMGGQGAPNAAAEIGRLLGRAPILSSSVTMREVDDGSCAARLLAFGTAVRDAEDSHAVVRPVTLSPQSS; via the coding sequence ATGAGCAACGTCCTGGCAATCGTCTACTCCTACACCGGCACTTCCCGTCGCGTCGCGGAACTCCTGTGCAGCCAGCAGAACTGGCAGCTCGCGAACATTGCCGAGCTGCGGCCTCGCGCAGGAGCCCTCGGCAGCATGCGCTGCGTGATCGACTCCTTCTTCCGGCTGCAACCTGCCATCCGCTACGACGGCCCGCCGCCCGGCGACTTCGATGCAGTGGTGCTGGTCTCGCCGATCTGGATGCTGCAGCTTGCCAGCCCCATGCGTGCCTTCGTCGCGCGCCAGCGCGATCGGCTGCCCGACGTCGCCGTGCTCTCCGTCATGGGAGGACAGGGAGCGCCGAACGCCGCGGCGGAGATCGGCCGGCTCCTCGGCCGTGCGCCGATCCTGAGCTCTTCGGTCACGATGCGCGAAGTCGACGACGGCAGTTGCGCCGCCCGACTGCTGGCCTTCGGCACCGCGGTCCGAGACGCCGAAGATTCGCATGCGGTGGTTCGCCCCGTCACGCTGTCGCCGCAATCGAGCTGA
- a CDS encoding universal stress protein, whose amino-acid sequence MNFRTILVHLDRSVRSRARAALAARWARSHESHLVGLVPTGLHDGVIPADAIATGMTDYIAESADYLRRRAEGIAREFRQDIAASGPLSYEVQMVDGVTQDAVVRYGHASDLVVLGQSDDSTRKDSITHGLAEQVLMEVGRPVLVVPSAGEFPGVPKNIVMAWDGSREAAVALHAALPALRGARVTLLSLRHPRDEGDAQRLLMHDMIQFLLRHGVQARAESEVTEIGIADALLSRVSDLGADLLVMGAYSHSRLRERILGGVTRQILAQMTVPVLMAH is encoded by the coding sequence ATGAATTTCAGAACCATCCTCGTGCACCTGGACAGATCGGTGCGCAGTCGCGCGCGCGCGGCATTGGCTGCGCGGTGGGCGCGTTCGCACGAGAGCCATCTGGTCGGGCTCGTTCCCACCGGCCTCCACGACGGCGTGATTCCCGCCGACGCCATCGCCACCGGCATGACCGACTACATCGCCGAGTCGGCCGATTACCTGCGCCGGCGCGCCGAGGGCATTGCACGGGAGTTCAGGCAGGACATCGCCGCATCGGGTCCCCTGTCGTACGAGGTCCAGATGGTCGACGGCGTCACGCAGGATGCCGTGGTGAGGTACGGGCATGCGAGCGACCTCGTCGTGCTCGGGCAAAGCGACGACTCGACCAGGAAGGACTCCATCACGCATGGCCTTGCCGAGCAGGTGCTGATGGAGGTCGGCCGGCCGGTGCTCGTGGTGCCTTCGGCCGGCGAGTTCCCTGGAGTACCGAAGAACATCGTGATGGCCTGGGACGGTTCGCGCGAGGCGGCCGTGGCCCTTCACGCAGCATTGCCCGCCCTGCGCGGCGCGCGCGTCACGCTCCTGTCGCTGCGCCATCCGCGCGATGAAGGCGATGCGCAGCGGCTGCTGATGCACGACATGATCCAGTTCCTGCTGCGCCACGGGGTGCAGGCGCGCGCCGAATCCGAGGTGACCGAGATCGGCATCGCGGACGCACTGCTCTCGCGGGTGTCCGACCTGGGCGCCGACCTTCTCGTGATGGGCGCCTACAGCCATTCGCGCTTGCGCGAGCGGATACTGGGCGGTGTGACGCGGCAGATACTGGCGCAGATGACCGTGCCCGTGCTGATGGCGCACTGA